Genomic window (Pogoniulus pusillus isolate bPogPus1 chromosome 17, bPogPus1.pri, whole genome shotgun sequence):
CTCAGGGTGAGTGCCTGCTTTCACCCCACGCAGAGTGACGTGCCCAGCTCGGCGGTGACGCAGAACCATGTCCCGACGGCTGTGGCGCTTCCTgggcaaaggctgctgctgataAGGCAGGTGGAGCAGGCGGGACTGTCCCCAGCCCAGGAAGGGACATCGGCCGCTGTTGAGCGCGGGGGGATCAGGAAAGGAATCGAGCCAAGAAGGGAGGCTGGGACAGTGACAAcagtccctgggcagcaggtaTGGCCTGGAGAGCGGGCAGTCTGGTGGTGCTGAGTGGGTAGAAGGTGGGAgcatgggcatgggcacagCCATCAGAGTGTGGGGAGCACTTCTCTTGGGTGAGAAGCTGATACAGGGCTCCACCAGTGAAGTGACTATGGCCTGGAGTGCCAGGGTCAGGGTTGGCCAAGCAGCATGGCACAGAGCTCGGCCCCACCTGGCGAGTGCAGCAGTGGGTAGCCTGGttcctgggcagctgcctgctgccagcagagccccttCCCCCCATTTCCATGGCAAAGCCAGCAGCTGTCATTAATAACAGGTTGCCACGGCAACCACTGGATTGGACACTTCTCTGGggtctgcctctgctgctgccgggGGACTGCAAGCTCTGCTCACGCCCTGGCCAGGGTGCAGAGCCCACCCTAGGCCCCGGCAGAGGgttctgcccagcacagcctcctcgGTGGCATCCAGACTCGCTTTGCAGCTCCACTGCTCATCGTGGAGCCCCAGTGACAGGTTGGCAGGGATGTGTCCTGTGGCTCTGTCTGCTGCCCTGTGTGGGCACTGGTGCTGGAAAGCTTTGCCCGTGTGTTGAGCGGGCACGATCatcctgctgtgccctgtgggAGCCCACAGGTCCCTCGgagagggcagggctgaggctgggggcaagagcagagggcacagcctgctgcaggccggGTGGGAAAAGGCTCCTTGCAGAGGGCAAAGCTGGAGTCcaagggctgtgggcacagcggCACTGCCCGCATGGCCaccagctctggcagcccagctgTCCACAGGACAGACATCCCCAGGCCAGCCGTTGCTGGGACGGACATAACCGTGCCATCCTTCCCTGCGACGGACATCCCTGGCCAGCCTTTTCCGGGACAGCCATCCCCGGTCCCCATCCCAGCCAGTGACCGGCCGCGGACGGGAGGGGCTGGTCAGAGCCGATGCCCCGGGCAGGGCACTGCGGGGAAGCGCACAGCAccgggagcggagcggggcggAACGCGGGCGGGACCGGCAGGGAACCGGTCACCTCCTCTTCGTCCAGTGGCCCGCCCCGCCCGGTGCACCGGAGCTGCTCGGTGTAACCCTGTGCGGCTCAGCTCGGCACGTCTCGACGCGGCTCGGTTCTGCCCGACTCTAGGCGACTCGGCCCCACTCGGCTCCACccggctgggctgggctgggttcaGCGCGGTGCCGCCCCGTCCCAAGCAGGGTGGGGGCAGCCCCGGGGCCTGGGCGGGCGGGGGCGGTGCCGGGAGGGCGGTGGGGCCGGGCCGAGCCGTTGGGGGCCGGGCTGAGGCGCTGGGAGCCGAGCCGCGTCGCGCCGTTGAGCCCCCGCTGTCTCCGCAGGTCAGCAGCGCCCGGGCGGCTTCGCGGGAGGCGGTGGAGGCgaggcccggcccggcccgggaTGGCGGCGTGGCCAGCGCTGCCCGGCCCGGTGCTCCCGGTGCTGGCGGTGCTGTTGCTCTCGGCGGCGCAGGAGCCGGTCCCACGGGTCAGCCTGCCCTACGGTGAGTTGAGTATCTGCCCCAGGGGACCGGCGAGTCCCCCCTCCCCGGGGCGGCGGAgcgtcccacccagcccccggGCTGCTCACGTTTCCCTCCGGTTACCCCCGGGCTCCCTCCCCACCGCTTTGTGTTGAGCCGGCTCCGGCAGCCTCCAGCCAGCCGGGGGTCGTATTTTGCTGCGGGGCAGGGACTGAGGTGGCCGCGGCTCCGGGGATGCAGCGGGATGCGAGGAACCTTCGGCAGGGAGCGGGCAGAGCCCCGGGGCTGCACACACAGGGGTCGGAGGTGCGAGGCCCTCGGGTGCGAGTGGAGCCGGGGCACCCAGGAGTGCTCGTGTCCCCACGCGTGGTGCCAGCCGTGTCGTGTGTGAGTGTGGCGCGGGGTGACATGGCCGTGGGGGTCTGCTTACTCGGCTCTGGCTGGGTGCCTGCAGACCCCTTCCCAACTGTATCCTTGGGGCTCTGCCTTGCCTAGCCCCAGGCTGCCGTGGAACCCCCTGCAGCCATCAGTAGCAGTGTGGCACTGGGGAAGGGCCATGGGGAGGCTGCTCAGCGAGGCAGAGCCCCTCGCCAGTGTGCGCCTGACTTGCCCACTCCCCTCGCCCCACACGGGGCTCCCTCAGCAGTTGGCATGGAAGGGGAGCTGCCGGGCACACTCCACAGGCGGTTCAGgctcagcactggcagctgctgggcccAGCTCCATCATCCGGCACTGGGCTGTGGCACAAATGGGGGCCGCCTGCCTGTGtcggggctggcagtgctgccaggagagggtggctaaatccagctgctgctgaccagcaggctcgtgctgggcagcctgggagggtGCCGTGGTTTGGTCCAGGCTGCCTCTGGCAGCAAGCATGGGCAGCTGGGAGCACTCAGCATGCTGTGGTTCATCGGCGTGGACGTGGCCCTGCCACGTGCTGCCATGACTACTGGCCATGGTTGTGGTGGCACCGCAGATCTGGGACCCACTGAGTTGGATGAGAGTCCTGGGAGCCAGCAGGATGGGCCCAGCTCGGCattgtgccatgctgtgccgTGCCACACCGCGTCGAGCcgcactgcccagccctgcctgcacagaccggttctggctgagctctgcccacctgcagcagctgcttaggctgaagggctgcagctcaTGAGCAGGACGTGGAGGTACCCAGCTGGACTCCCGGTGCTGCCATGGGGTTGAGGGCTTGGTGTTGGCTCCTGAGGACCACGGCTGTGTGGGGCTTTTGGTCGATGGCAGGGAGGAGCCAGAGAGCTGCTCCCCTGGAAGCACTGGAGGTGCCTGCAGCAGGTTTGTCTGGAAGAAGCAGGTCTTGTCCCAACAGGTCCCCTGGCAGCCGGCACGGCCTATGGCAGCTCCTCATGCCACGACAGCTCTGTGGGGCACAGGGGCCCCTGATGCCGCccttctgctggctctgggcctGGCATCACCCTGGTACTGGGCATAGGACCCGTCTCAGGAGGATGCCCCAAGGGTGatagcacccccagctctgtgcGACTGTgggacagagcacagaggggGCTGGGCAGAGGTCAGCTTGACCCTCTGGGGATCGAGATGGTGGCCTCAtcccagatgggggttggtggAGCAATTGAGGAAggggacaagagcagagtccaccctgcagcacctctggcaCCACAGCACCTTTAGCCCTCCTCGtggctggcactgagcagggactcATGGGAGCCCCGGGGCCATCCCAGCAGGgatccaggagcaggcagggggtCGGGCAAGGTCAGGGAGTCCCCGGGGCACAGCGTGTAaggggtgagggagctggcagcctgAGTCAGCCCAGCGtgtcctgctggcacagccggGCCCATCTGATTCAGCATGGCTGCGGGAGAGGAAGGGCTTCCGGGGCCAGGCCACCCACGCGGGACGGGCGCCCCATGACTCAGCCTCTGCCCCGAGTCGAGCACCGGCAGCCACCGGCTCTGCGCACGGGGATGCAGCGGGCAGCTGGTCCCGGCACTGTTGTGTGCTGGGGAGCCCCCCAGGCCGTGTGCAGCCAGGCAAGCGCAGGCATGGCCGCGGTGCCCTGCTCCAGGCGAGCTGCtctggtgtgccccagggggaTGTCCCTGAGGCTGGGACAAGGCGGTGATGTGTGTTGGCAGCAGCGTGGGGCCTGCCCTTGGGCAGTATCGCTGCAGTGCCCCGgttcactgtgctgctgctgaccttGTTGGGGGAGCCAGGTCCGTCCCTGGCATCTCTGTGTGGGTGGCATTATgaaggtgctgagcagaggggccaggagggagctgtggcacaggggCTCTGGGGGGTTGGGTgctgcctgtcccaggctgaTGCCCGTGtctctccctccccagactCAGCCGAGCGGGTTGTGCAGCGGTTCGAGGTGCCTGGCGTGACCAACTACacggcactgctgctgagctcggaCGGTGGCATGCTCTACCTGGGGGCACGTGAGCTGCTTGTTGCTGTCAACACCAGCCACTTCCAGTCCGGGTCACTGGCTCACAAGGTGAGCTCACAGAGGAGACTGAGCACCATGTGGGACCACAGACCCCCGGGGAGGGATGGGGACATGAAGCCATCTCTGGTGCTGAGGTTCCCCTCCCTGATGCTCCCTGGCAAAGCTCAGggtctgtgcaagctgctgcatGTTCAGGAGCTGATTGGGACAGTGCTGAGGTGGCTGTTCCAGACATCTCTGACACAGCTGGTGGCTGCCGTGCCAGCCTGATTGGGATGGGATGGACATTGATGCTGGGCAGGAGACAAGCTTTGACAGTCTGAGGAGAGTGGCATGTGGGCACCAAgcggtgctgggggctgccagtgactgttccctctctgcagcttccGTGGAGTGCGGatgaggagaagaagaggcagtGTGTGTTCAAGGGGAAGGACCCTCAGGtgagccctgctgtgggtgGGCAGGAGCAGGTGGTGCCCTTCTTATTCCAGGGTAGTGTGGACAGGGGGGCTGAGCTGGGTTCTCTTgcccctgcagagagactgtcaCAACTACATcaagatgctgctgcagctgaataGCACCCATCTCTACACCTGCGGGACCTGTGCCTTCAGCCCAGCCTGCGCCTACATCGTGAGCACAGGGAGTGGGGCCGGGGGTCCTGTGGGGGGGTGCGGGTCCCCCTCCATcggggggtgctggggtgggtgcTGGCAGCTCACAACCCGGTCTCGTTGCAGAATGTGCAGGACTTCAGCCTGGAGCGGGACGCGCTGgggaaggtgctgctggaggacgGGAAGGGTCGGTGTCCCTTCGACCCAGAGTACCGCTCCACGGCCGTCATGGTCGGTAAGGCTCACCCTGGACCCACGGCTGCTCCGCCAGGCTGAGCGGGGGCCAGGCCGTGTGCCCccagcaggggagctgggccACGCCGGTGCTGTGTGCcgggtgccagcagcagcgtCTCTTTGGCAGACGGCGAGCTCTATGCTGGGACCGTCAGCAACTTCCAGGGCAACGAGCCCACCATCTCCCGCAGCCAGGAGAGCCGCATCGCCCTCAAGACCGAGAATTccctcagctggctgcagggtgagAGCCAGGGCCGGCACGGCGGATCGGGGGCTATGTCTGCCGTGGTGGGGGTGGTGCTGGGATGGGGCCAGCCCTGGTGGTAGGATGACGCTGAGTATGCCAATGTCTCTAGACCCAGTCTTTGTGGGCTCAGCCTACCTGCGGGAGAGCCTGCCCACCGGCAACCCTGAGGGTGACGACGACAAGGTCTACTTCTTCTTCAGTGAGATGGGCAAGGAGTTTGACTACTTCGAGAATACCATTGTCTCCCGCATCGCCCGCGTCTGCAAGGTGGGCCTGGGCCACTGGGAGTGTCAGGGGGTCCTGCCAAGGGTGTCAATCACTGctgggatggggaggaggaTGTGGGATCACCCTGCGGATCTCTATCCTTTGATTCCTGAACACCCCAGGAGGAAGTCAGCACCCCTTGGAGACTGCTCATGGCTCcaggtgcccagcccagggctgtggcttGAGCCAACTActcacactggccacactggtGGCAGCGACCATTCCCCACCTCCTCTGTCCTCTCACCAGAGGGGACACAAACCTCGTCCTTCTCTTGGGTCATGTTTCCCTTCCCCTGGGTACCTTGGAGGTTGCTTTGCTCGTGCCTCcccaaggctggggctgctctctgaTTCTGGGACAGACAGACCCCAGCCCCACAGTGGTCTCTGGTGCTATGACATCACACCCCCAACCTGCTGTGCCATCGCGCAGGGGGACCAGGGTGGAGAGCGCGTGCTGCAGCGGCGGTGGACGACCTTCCTGAAGgcgcagctgctctgctctcacccTGAGGACGGCTTCCCCTTCAACGTGCTGCAGGACGTCTTCGTGCTCACCCCGGGTGAGCTGCGCTGGCGCGAGACGCTCTTCTACGGGGTCTTCACCTCGCAGTGGTGAGTGGTGAGCAGGGGCACCTGGGAAGGTGTGGGACTACAGGCTACTTCCTGGGATGCTACAGGGggcttggcacagccagggtGACCAATCGTGCTGTGGGCTTTGCCTCTCCCCTGCCAGGAACAAAGGTGGCCTGGGCAGCTCGGCTGTGTGCGCCTTCCCCATGCGCAGTGTGCAGCGTGCCTTTGGTGGGCTCTACAAGGAGGTGAACCGCGAGACGCAGCAGTGGTACACAGACACCGGCCCTGTGCCCGAGCCCCGGCCAGGCACGGTAAGCACTTCCTCAGCGCTTGCCCACGTGCAGGACACGGGGCAGccccttctgctctccttctcATGGAGGCCCCTGCTGCACAACTGCTTgctgcccagtgctgcccagtaCCCCATCCAAGCCTTTTGTCTCTCCTTGCAGTGCATCACCAGCCACACGCGGCACCTGAAGATCAACTCATCCCTCCAGATGCCAGACCGAGTGCTGAACTTCATCAAGGACCACTTCCTGATGGACAGCCCCGTGCGcagccagccactgctgctACAGAGCCGCCTGCGCTACCAGCAGATTGGCGTCCACCGTGCGCAGGCCCTCCACGGCACCTATGATGTCCTCTTCCTGGGCACGGGTGGgttcaggagcaggctgcccagtagGATTAGgcctgtgttctgtgtgcccccagccctgctcagcaccagcctttGTGCTTGCAGATGATGGCCAATTGCACAAGGCTGTGCGTGTGAACCATGGTGTGCACATCATCGAGGAGATTCGCCTCTTCCctgctggccagcctgttctccAGCTGTTACTGGACCACaaccaggcaggagctgggaacaAGACACACTGGGAGGAGGGTGAGGGTGGGAGGTTGGTCCATTCTCCCAAGGGACAAGccataggacaagaagaaatagcctcaagttgccccaggggaggtttgggtttgacatgaggaacaatttcttctctgaaagggttatcaaggcCTGTCCCaccttgcccagggcagtgatggacagcccatccctggagggatttcaaagccatgcagatatggtgctgagggacatggtttggtagTGACCTCTataatctgaaaggtctcttccaaccacacccattctgtgatgctgtgggctCAGCCTGCATGGGGCAGGTCCTGTTCATGGGCTGGAGGTTGGGAAGCCTCGGAGAGCTGGGTTGCTCAGGAGCTGATGCTGCTGTGCCCCATCCCACAGGGCCTGGTCTATGCGGCCACCTATACAGCAGTGGCTCAGGTGCCCTTTGCCAACTGCAGCCTGTACCGCAGCTGCGGTGAGTGTGTGCTGGCACGGGACCCTTTCTGTGCCTGGAGCCGAGGTGCCTGCCGCAGGGCCACCCTGCACCCCACGGCACACCCACAGTAAGTGTTGCACTCCCTATCCATGACCCTGCACCCCTCAGCACCTGCCAGCATCCCACTGCCCTGACCTCTCTCTATCCCCAGGCTCTGGGCACAGGACATTGAGGATGCTGACACAGAGCGGGTCTGCCAACTGGCCAACGTCTCCCATCCCCGTCCCCGCATCCTCTTGACCCCAGGTGAGTTTCACTGAGTGCTGCCTTGGGGCTACTGCCAGCTCAGGGAGGCCTGGAGGCTCTCATGTGCCCCAAACTCCTGCTTGGCACCCCCCTGTCACTCTTATGGTCCCCATGGCCTTGCTGATACCCTGCTCCTGTCTTTCTACAGCCTCAGGTGTCccttgccagcagatccagctgCCACCCAATGCGGTGCGGCCGTTGCCAtgccagctgctctccaacctggCGTCGCGGCGCTGGCTGCACAACGGGACACCTGTCAATGCCTCATACTTGGTGCTGCCCGACGGGGCCCTTATTCTGGTGGGCAGCCCCGAGCGGGCTGGCACCTATGAGTGCTGGTCATTGGAGGAAGGCTTCCGCAAGCTGATGGCCAGCTACTGCGTGGGTGTGCAGGAGCCAGCCCGTGGGCCTCTGGACCCTGGCAGGAAGGTGGCCACTGGCCAGGACACCCTGGAGACTGTCAGCACGTCACGGAGCACCTCAGCAGTGGGCAGTGCCGCAGCCCGGCTGGATGGAAAGACCTACTGGACCGAGTTCCTGGTGATGTGCGTGCTCTTCGGCGTTACCGCCACCATCCTTGTGCTGGCCCTCTTCCTCCTGCACCGCCACCGCGGCGACACCAAAGCCCTGCTGGAGCCCAGCGAGCGCAGCCGCCACCAGAAGCCGCCCCGCAAGCCAGTGGAGAGCCTGCCCCTGaatggcagcagcctgcccagcgcAGTGCCTGAGCACAAGGGCTATCAGGCCCTGCAGGACAACTACATTGTCAGCACTCCCGTGCATGAGCCCCCCGGCCCCCAACGTGCCTTCTCCGAGTCGGAGAAGAGGCCTCTCCACATCCGGGACAGCTTTGTGGAGGTGTCTCCTGCCTGCCAAAGACCCCGGGTACGCCTGGGCTCTGAGATCCAGGACTCAGTGGTGTGATGAGGATGTTGCCCACACTCCTGCTCAGCTGAGCCTTGCCGCAGCGCGGCACCGGGGTCCGTgttgtctgtgt
Coding sequences:
- the SEMA4B gene encoding semaphorin-4B; the protein is MAAWPALPGPVLPVLAVLLLSAAQEPVPRVSLPYDSAERVVQRFEVPGVTNYTALLLSSDGGMLYLGARELLVAVNTSHFQSGSLAHKLPWSADEEKKRQCVFKGKDPQRDCHNYIKMLLQLNSTHLYTCGTCAFSPACAYINVQDFSLERDALGKVLLEDGKGRCPFDPEYRSTAVMVDGELYAGTVSNFQGNEPTISRSQESRIALKTENSLSWLQDPVFVGSAYLRESLPTGNPEGDDDKVYFFFSEMGKEFDYFENTIVSRIARVCKGDQGGERVLQRRWTTFLKAQLLCSHPEDGFPFNVLQDVFVLTPGELRWRETLFYGVFTSQWNKGGLGSSAVCAFPMRSVQRAFGGLYKEVNRETQQWYTDTGPVPEPRPGTCITSHTRHLKINSSLQMPDRVLNFIKDHFLMDSPVRSQPLLLQSRLRYQQIGVHRAQALHGTYDVLFLGTDDGQLHKAVRVNHGVHIIEEIRLFPAGQPVLQLLLDHNQGLVYAATYTAVAQVPFANCSLYRSCGECVLARDPFCAWSRGACRRATLHPTAHPQLWAQDIEDADTERVCQLANVSHPRPRILLTPASGVPCQQIQLPPNAVRPLPCQLLSNLASRRWLHNGTPVNASYLVLPDGALILVGSPERAGTYECWSLEEGFRKLMASYCVGVQEPARGPLDPGRKVATGQDTLETVSTSRSTSAVGSAAARLDGKTYWTEFLVMCVLFGVTATILVLALFLLHRHRGDTKALLEPSERSRHQKPPRKPVESLPLNGSSLPSAVPEHKGYQALQDNYIVSTPVHEPPGPQRAFSESEKRPLHIRDSFVEVSPACQRPRVRLGSEIQDSVV